The Chamaesiphon minutus PCC 6605 DNA window CTCCCTGGCAAGTATAAATCAGGATGAGTGAATATTTCGACAGTTTTGTTTAGTAGTTCTAAGATAAACTTTAATCCTTTGTGTGGATGAAAGCGAAGAAGATGATTGAATAACCCCTTGGCACCACTCGCAGGAAAAAACATATTTCCATCGTTTTTAAGGCCGAAATGCCGATCTTTATCTAGCGCACCAGGACTAGTGCGGCGATATACTCCATTGTCTCTATCTCGAACCGTCTCCTCAAACCATTCAAAATAGGCTAATTTCATTAGCTGATTCGGTGCATATTTGCTGAAAAAAGCTGATTCTACACACCCTAAAGACATTTTACAAAATTGTTTAACATACGACAATCTATGACTTTCACTACGATAGACAAGGACATCTGTTTCCAAAAGTTCTGTAAATTCTTGATGAATTGCCGGAATGGTTTTGATGATGATACTAAGTAACTTCTTTCTATTACCATCATCTTGATATAATTCTTTAAGAGGAGTTAACAGATGAAGGGATAATAATCCTACTTCACGGGCTGGGACTGGTAATTCCTCATTTAGGTTTAATAAGGAAGACCAATCATTTAAGATGGCTGTTATATGTGGTGTCAAATCCTTTGACAAAGACTTCCTATTTTCAAATAGAAAGCAAATTATTGTTTCCCAAGCTTTACCATATGGTTTTAGATATAAAGCATCAACTAAATTCATTCCATCATTTTCTTCTAGCTTGGGAATTAGCTTCAAGTCTGGCATCTGACAGACTAACCGGAGAATGAAGCAGAAACGTTTCAGAAGCTCGCCATCCTCCAAAAAAAGTTTGCTCTTTAACAGGTTGAGAAATTCACTTGGATTATCGCCTTGAAGTATTGCAGCGATAGTTTCGTCTTGCCAGTATCTCTGAATATCTCGATCGGTCAGAATAGCAAGCACGAAATTATCAACATTGTCGCCATATCTTAACTTTTGGTGAAGCCACAAGCGAAATGCACGGTTGATTGCAGGTTCATTGCCAATTGCATTAAGAAAATTCTGGATGTTGCCTGAGTGTTGTTGGTATATTTCTTCAATATATCGATCGAGTGCCCAATCCTCTAGAACATCATGTGCAGGGCTAACGAGTCCATTCTTAGAATCGCGACGAACTAAATTATCTTCTTCAAGCTTGAATACCGCATTCTCATCAAAAAGAGTCTCTGGAACTCCATATACCATCTGTTTTGCTCGGCGGACGGCAATATCGATAAATGTCTGTCTGCGCTTAGTGGGCATTCCATTTGCTCGTTCTTGTTCTTTTGCGATCGCATCTCGCCAGACAGCATCACGAAACTCCTTTTCGCCATCTTCATGTGTAAATTCTGTTCCAGTCTCAAGAACTCTACATGCTAAATCTGCAAAGAAGGGTGACTTCAGCAAAATTCTCAGATTTGGATTGTTAGAAAATTTTTGTAATGCTTCAATTTGTTCGCATAGATCCCGAACTTGCTCGTTACTAAAACCATTTAGTGTCAGCGGTGTAAATTTGATGCCATGAGGCTGAAGATATGTAAAAGTAATTTGTTGATATGCATAGTCACGACCAGTAGCGATTATAGTCCAACCTTGCTGTTTATTTAGTAAATGAAGTAAATCTATAAATGCTGTCGTTTTTTCTAACTCAAGAAGCTTTTCCAAAGATTCGATCAGCAGATATTTTTTGGGCATTAAAGCGAAACCTGCTTCTAACTCGCGAAGTGAACCCTTCAAGCCCATTGCTGAAAACACATTATCGAGATGAGAGCGATCTAAATCTTCCGTGCGTAAACAAAAGATAGGAGCACGTTCGCCCATATAGTCCGAGAATTTTCTTACGAGGCTAGACTTTCCAGCACCACGTTCGCCAGATACAAAAATAAAACTGGATGTTTCAGCTAAATCGAGTAATCGATCGAATGCCTCTGATTGCTTAATATGAGTTCTACCAATAGTAGTTCTTATGCCACCTAAGATAAAATTTCCATGATCCCTCAGTTTATTCAAATCTGATAACCAACTAGAAAAAATAGCGGTACTAAATTTAGTCCGAATGTCTTCCGGCAAAGTTTCTAAAGCGATCGTACCCGCATTTTGATTAGAAATTTGAACTGCATCAACAACTCTCGCCCATACAGATGGCGCAGCTTCATTTGAATATTGAGCGATTAAAGAATGAAGTAAGGATAATGTGCTTCCTGATTCTGTATCTAGATCGTAGCCAATGAGATGAAAAACTTTTAGAAACTCCCATACTTGTCGATCGGTAACATCAATCCCCTCATTTGCATTTTTTAAATGTATCTTGAATGCTGCTAGCTTTTTTCTTTTTGCATCACTACTAAAATTAGCAGTCTTAATTTTAGTGAAAAACTCTGTTTCATCTTCAGAATGTCTTGCCCATTCTAGAATAGGTCGCACATCATCTATATCAGTTGCGCTCAAAGGGCCTGTGACCAGAGCAATGGCATCAACGCTGGAATCAAAACTTTCACTATTAAAGTCATTCCAGTTACTTTGAATTACTTCTGCAAACGTTGTATCTCCTTCCGTGATACTAAGATCGTGTTTGACTTGAACTAGTAGTTTTGCCTCTTGCTCTGTTTCTGGTTGTTTGGCAAATACAATAAAGTCATCAGTTTGAACGCCAGTATAACGCGCTTGAAGCTTGATTTTTGTAATCGGGAAAGGTGGTAAGCAAGGTGCTATCCGTCCTGTCAGCATCAGAACAGCGAAGGCTGCTTGAACCCGCGTTTCAAAATTCGACCCACCACCGCCCGTAGAATAAGGGTTGCTTTGCTGCTTTGCTGGCTTAGGCATTGATTTTCAGTCTTCTGGCTTGTCCCCTTTATTTTAGCTTTTACATCAACAAGAGGTAGATTTAGATGAGAATAGCTGCTGAAAGCTCAGTGGTAGGAACAAGCGGAGTAGCAGGGCTGAAAGGTAGCGAAAGCGGTGCGTTTAGTGGTTAACCTGTGAGCAATAAAATAACGTGACGGTAGGCGGCGTGGGTGCGATCGGGATTTAAATACGAAAAAGCTGTGCTGACTTCACGCCAACTAAAAAGTTGTGTTAATCTGGTAGAGAGCGCAGCTTTGTTGTCATGTTCGATGGAGAACTAACTGAATGCCCCCATTTACAGAGAGCGGCTATCTACCACCTGGAATTTGGGCAATGAGTTGGGTAGATTTTTGGGAGCGATACGGGTACAACTCTCGACGAGCTAACCTCCTGTCTGGCTTGACGTTTGCCCTCAAACTACTAGTTCGCTCTAATTGTCAGACCATCTACATCGGCGGTAGTTTTATCACCAATAAAGAACGACCCAACGACATCGACGGCTGTTTTGACGGGATGGGAATCGATATCGGGATGCTAGATCCAGTTTTTCAAGATATCGACGAACAACATGCCCGCTTTGGCTGTGAGTTACGAGTGGATTTTATGTCAGCATTTCAGAGCTTTTTGCAAAAAAATCGCGATGGAGAGCCAATCGGGATTGTAGAAATCGATCTTGGAAATTTTGATATCACGAGGTAATTAGTCATGATCCAAAACGAACACCAATATAAAGTTACCAAAGGCGAGATCGATAAGCTGCAACAAGTTATCGATAAATTGCTAGAGCAACAAAATATCCCGCCCAGCCAACTAGCAGCGATGCAAAACAGCTTTCAGACACAGATCGATCGAATGCAACTTGAAATTCAAGAATATGACGATCTCAAAGCGGGGAAGGTCGAAATTACTATGGGATCGATCGAAGATTTACCTAAAGTCTTAATTCAAAAACGGATCGGTTTGGGCATGACACAAAAAGAGCTAGCCATCAAATTAGGCATCAAAGAACAAATGGTGCAAAGATATGAAGCTAGCAGCTATGAATCGATCGGCTTCCAACGATTAACAGAAGTTTGGAATGCTCTGTCTGCATCAATTCCAAACGTGACAGTTAGCTAAATCGTAGACCCGATCGTATCTAAGGAAGATTGAAGATATTGAAACAGCAAAATACCCAAACAGCAGTCGCTAATAAAATTAAAAAGTGGGTGGAAACAGCTCAAGAACTCAGCAACGAGCAGTTTAGATTTGCCATCCCCATCACGCGACTGACCAGTATCAAAAGCCTGTGTCAGGACGAAGTTGCCGCCGCACACTTTGCGCTTTATTTAGCCAAAATATTACAAGCGCAAATGCAAGCAGAGTCATATCCCAGTCATCTGAGTCCATCTGAATGGGAGATTCACACGACTGTCGTTGCTAATGCGATAACAGAGATGGAACGCTACATCGAAAACCCTCTCTCTGAAGGCAAGCAATCTCTCTCGCAATTACTAAAGCAGATCGATGAGTTGCAGGGCAATGATTTTCGCAACGTTCACTGGACTACCGTGCATTTTGTTAAGAGTGGTAACTTACTCAAACTAGAATATGCAATTCGCTGTTTTACCGTTGGCGTAGCCTCTCCGTTGGAGAATCGAGATTTTCCTTACTATGCTTATAAATTAGCTAGAGAATTTACAGAATCCTACGAACCTCGGTATGGCACGGGTTTGATTCCCGAATCTGTACCCAAGCTGTTGGAAATTGCCGAGTTTTGGTGTCAGTATTACTTCGGACAAAATCTCGCTGAGAAGTTTCCTAAATTGGCGATCGTCAATTACAACTCAACTATCGAAAAATTAAATCTAAAGCGAGATGTCTATTGATAAACAGGAACTAGTCCGCCGCGTGTCCCAACGAGTCGAGCGAGAAACTGGCATGGTGGAAACGGTCATCGATGCGACGCTCGAAGAAATTTATGAATCACTCCAACATGGCGATAGTGTCTCGTTGCGGAACTTTGGGACTTTTTACGTCAGGGTCGAGCCGAAATGTTGGGTGTTTAAGTTTAACCCTTCTCAACGATTGCGGAAGTTATTTGGTTGGGCTTCTACTTCCAAAACATGAGGAAGGATCGATCGACTAATTCATACTGGTGACACAACGACTTCGCCGACTTGCCCACATTTTCCGTCAGCCAAACCTTATCCCGACTGGTCAAAGCCGGAGTATTAGAGCGCGTCAGTAAAGGTTTGTACTACCGCCCCCGCATCACTCGCTTCGGTCGCTCTCATCCCACCCAGAGCGAGATTCAATCCCTACCAATCCCTCAAATCGTCCTGCCTGCGGGGATTAGCGCGGCAAACCTCTTAGGCTTGAGTACCCAAAATGCCGTGCGCGGCGAATTTGCCACCACCGCTGCCAGCGTCCCCCGCAAAATTCTCGGTACCCGCGCCCGCATCCATACCAGCCGCCCAGCAGACTGGAACTCCCTATCTCCCACCAACGCCGCCCTGCTCGACTTACTCAGATCCAGGGGTAAATTTAGCGAACTATCCGACGCACAAACCTAGCAACGGTTACTAGATTATCTGCGCCAAGACGATTGTTTCGTTGGCGAAGCCTAGCCTCTGGCTAATCGCTTACTGGAGATTGCCAACACCGAACCGCCGCGAGTGAGGGCGATGTTGGGTGCCCTAGGACAAGAACTCAAGAAAAGTACCCGAGCCATCGCCAAGCTCCGCCAATCTCTAAATCCCATCTCCCGCTTTGACTTTGGCAAGCTGCACACCCTTCGTTATGCCAAGGCATGGCAAGCAAAATGAAACTGTTTGAATCGCCTGATTTCTATGACGCAATCGTTGCCGCCACCGCACATTTTCAGGGTGCTGGACTGACCGAGCAGTTGATTGAGAAAGATTACTATTGGCACTGACCTGGAGATTAACGGGATCGAGGACGGTGGCGTAGTGGCGATCGAAAACCCGCTCGGATCGGGTGCAAGAGAAAATTTTTGGTCGTTTGGCTGGGCTAAACGTTTGCTATCACTAATCGCTGTAGAGTCTGTATTTTTGCATTCTAGATCGATCGTTACTAAGCGTGGACAATCCGGCATGAGCCGGATTGCTTTAGTGTTTCTTTTTGAGGAATTTCTAATGCTAGTTACCCTCTCTGGCTATATTGGTCGCGCCGTTTCTACCTCTAATACTCCGCTGCCCGATGGTTCCGGCTTTGCGCCAGTTTCCGAAGTACCGCTTGGCGTTCGCATCGCTGAAGGTGTCACTGATTGGTACCTGCTCAAGTTTACCAATGAGGCGGGGCTTCGTGCCGCTCAATTCATCGTCAAAAATGCCCAGGTTGCCGTAGTTGGCGACTTGGCATTCGAGGATTGGATCGACCCTAACCAAGTTCTTCGTTCCAAGCCCGTCGTTACTATTTCGGATTGGCAGTTAGAAAGATTGCCCAAATCCGCTTAGTCTTAACTGCTTCCTCCAACCTGGATCTGCCAAATTAACCCTCGATCCATTAGGGGTTAATTTGGTTGCGCTTTGTATTCTCAAACTCACTTCACGAGGACAAAACCGATGCGTACAGCTACTTCCAATCTCGTTATCCTTACCGTTGAAGTTGGTACTAATATCACTGGCACTGCGATCGATGGTGATATTAGTATCGACTTTGCACTTGCCAATACTGAGGTCGATCGACGCTTATTCGTGCCCTCCGCGCAATTAGTCGTTACTGGTAAGTTCCGCTTGGGTAAAGAGCCTACCACCATCGGCATTTTGATTTCTAACGTGGTGGCGATTATTTCGATTCCTACACCCGCATCTACCGATGTTGCAGCTACAGCACCAATCGCTACTCCCGAATCCTCTGCCGATGTTGAAGTGCTTGTAGAGCCTGAGATTTTCGCTATTGAGGTTGAAGATAGCGCACCCTCAACTCAACCTGCACGTTCGCGTAGCGTCCCCCTTGGGGAATCGCAAACTCGCACCCAAAAAGCTGCGAGTACTCGTGCGGCCAAGAAAGCCAAAGCTGTTACCGCTGCGGTATCGAGCTAGTTTTCACTATTTTCTTAGACGGATAGATCGATCGCCTGTTAGCACTGCTGATGGGCGATTCGTTTTTGTCTCAGTAAAAAAGGTCGATTGCCCGACCTATCTATAATTAACGAACCTTTATGCTAACTCAAACATCTACTCAAGCTCAACATTTCAAGTTCGCAGACCTACTCCCAGGCTTAGTTATTTGCGAAGCAACGCCAGATATTCACGGTTGGAATAATGCCACGGCAAATACTCCCGCATTCTTGGTGTATTTAGGCTATAACGTCCCCTCAGAACGCGATGAATGGATTACCAAGCTGCGTCTGGTTTGGAAAATTGAGAGCGAAATACTCGACCGTCCCAGCCAACGAGTCAAAGGCTACTGGCATGAAATCAAGATTCGGGGAATGAAGCGATACTCCGACCCGAATGTGTTCGATCTCGATTACCTGAGCGAATCTCAATATTATGGTTTGGACTTTCTCACTCAGTTGTTGCAGATGAAACAAGAGTTTGATGCTTATGAAGATGCGATCGACACTCGAATATTAACTAGTTAGACTAAAGATACCGTATTACTCAATGCGGTATCTCCACTAGCGAAAATATTGGTGAGAATCATGTTAGAAGAAGCAACTATTCTTGACCTAGAAAGCTCTAATTCTACCGTTCAAATCACTGCGAGTACTGCTGAAGATTATTATCGCAACGCTAATGTCAAATATTACGAGCTTCAAGATATTCAGGGTGGATTGTCCGATTACGATCGTGCCATTGAATTAGACCCCAACCATGCCCTCGCTTACAGCAATCGCGGCAACCTGAAAAAAGATAATCTCCAAGATTACCAAGGGTCGCTTGCTGATTACGATCGCGCACTTTCTCTCAATCCGCACGATGCTGTTACTTACTACAACCGCGCCCTGCTGAAGAATATCAAGCAGGATTACCAAGGGTCGCTTGCCGACTACGATCGCGCGATCGAACTCAATCTTGATGATGCCGATAGCTATAACAATCGAGCGATGCTCAAGTACCTAGAGCTAGAGGATTTAGTCGGAGCGATTGAGGATATGCAGATCGCTCGATTTCTATATCAGCAGCAGGGAAATGATGCCCGATCGATGACCGCGATCGAGTTGATCTCACGGTTTCGATCGAAAATCGATCGTTCGGGGTTACAGGTAGGTTTCTTGAAGGCGCGTTGGCGTAGCCTCTCGGAACGAGAATCGACAGAAGAAGGTTAATCGCTTTAAGCTCCAAAAAGAATTAGGGCGAATTTGGTGACGCTTACCGAAAAGTACTCGCCATATTCGACCATATTTGCTCCGCTTTAATTACCAATTTTGCAGTGGCAAAATTGCTCTAGTTGTAGTTATTTTCAAGCATTAATCTTGGCATCAGTCTAATCGACTGGTGCTTTTTTAGTGCTTTCATTACTCACTTTATCACAGGAAAATCATGACCACTAACCCAGAAAACAAGTACTTAACTCGCCAATATGCAGCCACAGATTTCTCGTTTCCTTACGTTCAAGGACTGCGCGGCGAAGATCCCAAACAGTACGGCTATTTCGTGCCCCTCTCCCAAGCTAACAAAGCTGGCTGGCGCGATTTAGCTTCCGACAAACTTACCGAGTATGCCTACAACACTGGCAAAACCGAAGTTGGGATCTTACTTCAACAGCCGCGTATGAGCATCACTCCGGTTTGCCAACTGGGAATGTTCGATCGCAAAGCATCTCTTGAAGACGAGACTCTGGTAGTCATCGGCAAATGGGATCGCCAGTATCGGGGCGACGAGAATATTGGGAACTTCCAAATCTACTTGGTAATGTTCTTCGACGAACGCAAGCAGCCACTCCACGACATTCCCTTGAAGCTAGTGGCAAAAGGCGCACAACAAGCCACTTTATCAGAACGGTGGCAGCAATTCTGCGTAGCCGTAGCGCGGTGTCAGGCTCAGGCACATAAAGTCTTCTTTAGCCCTCGCAATGAAGTCTTTAATGCCTTGTGCTTGTTCCAACCCCACCTGATCCGCAAAAGTGTCGGGGAGAAAACCAAGTCCCCTGCCCTGTATGTGGATGGGTATGTGGAGCCGACAGTCGATAATTGGCAAGATTTCTTTCTCGGCACCGATGCAGATCTCACCGATATGGTGGTGGGCTTAATGAATCCACGTCCCCGTTTGCTACTTGCCGATCCTACTGCTGGGTCGATTTCCCTTACTCCTGCTGCCGAGCCACAACCCCAACTAGAGGCTCAATCCGCTCATCCAAATGTGGGGATTCCAGCTCTCGATCCCCATCCTGCCATCGATGTGCAGTCGTCAACCGTTGCACCCGATGGGTCTGGTTCTAATGAGATTGGCACGACTGTAAATATCACTTCCGAAATCGATACCGACGACATCGATAAAATTCCGTTCTAGATTCTGACTGTCGCGACTTGGGTGGTATAAAACCCCAATCGCATTAATGAGAAATCGACAGGCAAAGTATCCCCCTTTACTTGTCGATTTCGATCGAGTCAATTGTTAACAACCACCCACTTTTTACAGAATATGTCTCCAAACATTATACCTAATCTCTCCCCTGAAAAATTCGATTTAGCCCAAATCGACTCGGCTGAAGCTGACGAAATAGAACATCTTGAGCGATTGATGCTCGACCGCGAGGATTACTATCAACTCGGTTACAGCTATTAGCTCGAAACACGAACGATCGCACCACTTATTTGAATATTAACAAGTAACTAATTACTCGTTAATACGTTACTGCCGCCAATCTCAAGCAAGATTGGCGGCTTTTCTCAATGAGCAACTACCATTATCTTTAAACTATGAAAACTGGATGTACCCTAGAAGAATTAGCTCGCGAGTTATTAGACCGACAAGAACATAAACGCGACTTCCACGCTCGGACTAAAACTTTGAACATGCTGCCGACCGCTCAATTCCGCCTGGAAACTAAGGATGAAGAGATCTTCATGCCAGCAACGGCACACGCTCACGCACAGATGGCGAGTAAACTCAATCTACCTAAAGTCTATTACGATCCATTCGTGACAAGTTAAGGCGCGATCGCAATTGTCAAGCACGTTTGGCGATCCTTCGATCGACCGTTACATCAGATATTCAGAGATCGAATACATTAGCACTATCAATCGAGTTTTTTGATATATAGTGAGACCGAACCAACAGCCACGCTATATATGGGTGTTGACATTCGATCGAAAACCTTAACTTGTCACAGATGATTACGATCGGATGCTGCGGCAATGTCCCGATCTGTTAGCCCAAAACATCAATCACTGGTTGAGTCGATCTGAGGATACCAGCTTGATTCGCACACTTCGGGGACAAATGCGGGCGGTTTTGAGCAATCGCTATCGGATCGTCGATCACCACGATATTTTAGCGATGGTCGTAACAGAACTTCAAGAGATGGGCGACGGGATGACCATCGCGAGCTGTCAAGTCACCGATGCGCGGATGTATATCAAAGTCGTCAATACCAACATTGAGGACGCAATCTCACTTAACGATCCAGTCCAAGCGGGATTTATCTTATCTAATTCTGAAGTTGGTCTTGGCTCGATTTCAATCGAACCTTTTATACTACGCCTAGCTTGCCTTAACGGTTTAATTTTGAAAGACCGTCGCCAACGCAAAAATCACGTCGGTCGTGTCAGCGAAAATAACGATCTCTATGCGATCGATACTCTCCAAGCGATCGATGATGCCTTTAAGCTGCAACTGCGCGATCTAGTGCGGAATGCGATAAGTATCACAACTTTTCGCGAAGCAGTCGAAGACCTGCAAGTCGCTAAAACTGGCATCATTACTGGTAAGCCTGCTAAAGCGGTCGAATTGACAGCTAAGGCAATCGGACTCAACCAGAGCGAATCTGAGTTCGTACTGAGCCATCTGCTGCGTTCTGGCGACTTGAGCAAGTTTGGAATGCTCAATGCGGTCACGCGATCGGCTGAGGATGTGGAAAGCTACGACCGCGCGACCGAAATCGAGCGACTCGGCTCTGATGTGCTTTATTTACCCTCGACTACTTGGCGCGAGGTTGCTACTGCTAATTAATCCGCCGATGGGATCGTGCCACCCTATTAACACTACTTCAAGCAGAGTGGCGCGATCTCGCTCTCTTAACAACTCGATCTTCATCACTCTTTACAAAAAGTTACTTTGTTACAATCAGAGATTGATGTGTAACTAATTGACAAAGGAAGAATTTTAGAGTGGTTAATAGAATTGGTGATGTTGCGCTTAATGTTGATGATATCATCAAGTTTGACTTCCAGCATATGACATCCGAGCAGCGCGAAAGCATTACTGTTAAAGTTAAATTGATTCATAACTCTAATGGTAAAGTTTACTATTACTTAGATATGAGTGGACTGATAGTTCCGACAGAGGAGAATGCTCAGTACTATCTAACTGGAGATAGATTTTTCTTAACCTTTGAATTTGAACGTTGGCGATTTAACGTCACTAAAGTATATTGTGAGGAAAATGAAAGTGTGTCGTATCCATTCATGATGGATACATCTAATCTGGAAATAGTATCTAGAAGCTAGATCTGGAAATTATTCTTGCAATCTCACTAAAAGCCAGTAGTTACAATAGCTACTGGCTTTTAGTTGTGTTAAATTCGAGATCTTTAAATATCGATTGATACTTATGAATTTAGATTAGCGATCGAAGTTTTAATCGACAGAAATTTACCACCATAAAACTATGCCATCACTAATTAACTTGGAATCCCAACGCGATCGACTCGTCGAGGAAATTATGGAGCTTGCCGAATCGACCTCTGCTGAAGAAATTGCAGGTGCGACGGACTCAGACGGGGCTGACGAACTAATCGTCAAATTTAATGAATTGGAAGCTGCCATTGCGGATAAAGTCGATGCGATTGTGGCGACGATTGCCGCCCAAAAAGGCGACATTGCCTACCTAAAATCGCGCCGCGACGAATTTAATCGTGCGATCGATCTCAAAATTAAGGCACTTGAAAAATTTGAGAACTATCTAAAGTTGATTATTGCCGAGCGACCCAATGCCCAGCTTAAAGGTAAGGATGCGACAATTAAGATTGTCAAAAATGGCGGAGTTCAACCCATTTGGCTCAATCCAGATATCGAGGAGCGAAACTTTCCTCCCGATTTGGTCGCGATTACCACGACTTATAAAGTCGATCGTCAAGCCGTACTTAAAAAGTTAGCTGAATCTGGAGAAGATAATTTGGTAGTAGATGGCGAACAAATTGCTTGTCTACAACCAAGGGGGACACACCTACGGATTGGTTGAATAAAAACTATTTGAGATCTTCTTGGGTGGTAGCCAGTGATGAATAGTCGCTGGCTTTTTTTGCCTTTACTCATGAAAACTTGTGGATTTATATGAGTAGCAATTCATCATATGTACGGCTATAGATGATGAATTGCTATTGAAAAATTAAGGCTGTGGTAGTAATGAAATTTTGAATTTAATGTCAATTAGGGCAATTAATAATAGAGCTGCTGTAGCAGCAGTATTTTGGAATTAATTAGGATCTAAATTATGTGCGATCGACAAAAAGTAAGTTGTGCCAATTGTCTTTACGGGAATTACTGGCACGAGCCAGATAATTACGACGCTCCTGAAGAGTTTGGCTTTGACTGTAGCTATCCAGCTCTTGGATCGAAGTTAGCTCGAAATCT harbors:
- a CDS encoding ATP-binding protein, giving the protein MPKPAKQQSNPYSTGGGGSNFETRVQAAFAVLMLTGRIAPCLPPFPITKIKLQARYTGVQTDDFIVFAKQPETEQEAKLLVQVKHDLSITEGDTTFAEVIQSNWNDFNSESFDSSVDAIALVTGPLSATDIDDVRPILEWARHSEDETEFFTKIKTANFSSDAKRKKLAAFKIHLKNANEGIDVTDRQVWEFLKVFHLIGYDLDTESGSTLSLLHSLIAQYSNEAAPSVWARVVDAVQISNQNAGTIALETLPEDIRTKFSTAIFSSWLSDLNKLRDHGNFILGGIRTTIGRTHIKQSEAFDRLLDLAETSSFIFVSGERGAGKSSLVRKFSDYMGERAPIFCLRTEDLDRSHLDNVFSAMGLKGSLRELEAGFALMPKKYLLIESLEKLLELEKTTAFIDLLHLLNKQQGWTIIATGRDYAYQQITFTYLQPHGIKFTPLTLNGFSNEQVRDLCEQIEALQKFSNNPNLRILLKSPFFADLACRVLETGTEFTHEDGEKEFRDAVWRDAIAKEQERANGMPTKRRQTFIDIAVRRAKQMVYGVPETLFDENAVFKLEEDNLVRRDSKNGLVSPAHDVLEDWALDRYIEEIYQQHSGNIQNFLNAIGNEPAINRAFRLWLHQKLRYGDNVDNFVLAILTDRDIQRYWQDETIAAILQGDNPSEFLNLLKSKLFLEDGELLKRFCFILRLVCQMPDLKLIPKLEENDGMNLVDALYLKPYGKAWETIICFLFENRKSLSKDLTPHITAILNDWSSLLNLNEELPVPAREVGLLSLHLLTPLKELYQDDGNRKKLLSIIIKTIPAIHQEFTELLETDVLVYRSESHRLSYVKQFCKMSLGCVESAFFSKYAPNQLMKLAYFEWFEETVRDRDNGVYRRTSPGALDKDRHFGLKNDGNMFFPASGAKGLFNHLLRFHPHKGLKFILELLNKTVEIFTHPDLYLPGSYSSRVQELSESVFEPLTIQLNNGGKVYQYYSGDFWSAYRGFSNIPYLLQCALMALENSLIAHVESCEPGQLEWLFDYILRNSNSVMTTAVLASIAMGFPAKVGKSALPLLRTRELYRMDLARTIHERGGSEINWHYSGFQRDALSKVYAEERRTAALRPWRKESLETLVTRLQFSEWRDETLTAINLLRASEPQDETIRFLLHRIDSRGWNPVEDRENNRIIFEPENLEADLKDSQQQTQERMREQNRFIKLDLWSRSTFAREPLETEYYATWIEALAEAKELFEKLNAGTVSDLAAMSFGGIVTAAAIFVRDYSGELTDEDVAWSFALIGQTVLINADVDDSIGSLSYADTASSASVLPIFLDLFSEENDRYIVKSLIITALTHTNKEVRHKAADGIRNYLWQRDPEFAQECITGSLEYARFDRDKDNQCIKRQIYNLSDDAREIEISKLQAKKDEFRERFKRGELSSDLNLITLRSHSSRHILSPCLMIPNASKESSNIKLWSKMLSLLFEAEQQEDRQDSKKEERVEIDVDISLNFTNRFAEYLFQLHDSNFEDYIEQLRMGCEIAPDFMSYFISCIALEAEKRNKNEVYWQLWKELSPKVQEIAIAVARNNSEYRQRDNRQKLIRSMLHADTPWQKLDYENQDIGLGKDSILEFVTNTGKNPDVFESLASLMHHFPSIFFESGVRILAKHQREEGTIRLLSGVNTSFYLERAIQHFLLIDRTGSLTKTMHESCFILLDAIVETASSRAYYLREHLIRSRRIV
- a CDS encoding DUF6932 family protein codes for the protein MPPFTESGYLPPGIWAMSWVDFWERYGYNSRRANLLSGLTFALKLLVRSNCQTIYIGGSFITNKERPNDIDGCFDGMGIDIGMLDPVFQDIDEQHARFGCELRVDFMSAFQSFLQKNRDGEPIGIVEIDLGNFDITR
- a CDS encoding helix-turn-helix domain-containing protein yields the protein MIQNEHQYKVTKGEIDKLQQVIDKLLEQQNIPPSQLAAMQNSFQTQIDRMQLEIQEYDDLKAGKVEITMGSIEDLPKVLIQKRIGLGMTQKELAIKLGIKEQMVQRYEASSYESIGFQRLTEVWNALSASIPNVTVS
- a CDS encoding HU family DNA-binding protein yields the protein MSIDKQELVRRVSQRVERETGMVETVIDATLEEIYESLQHGDSVSLRNFGTFYVRVEPKCWVFKFNPSQRLRKLFGWASTSKT
- a CDS encoding DUF6088 family protein, with translation MPTFSVSQTLSRLVKAGVLERVSKGLYYRPRITRFGRSHPTQSEIQSLPIPQIVLPAGISAANLLGLSTQNAVRGEFATTAASVPRKILGTRARIHTSRPADWNSLSPTNAALLDLLRSRGKFSELSDAQT
- a CDS encoding single-stranded DNA-binding protein, with amino-acid sequence MRKITIGTDLEINGIEDGGVVAIENPLGSGARENFWSFGWAKRLLSLIAVESVFLHSRSIVTKRGQSGMSRIALVFLFEEFLMLVTLSGYIGRAVSTSNTPLPDGSGFAPVSEVPLGVRIAEGVTDWYLLKFTNEAGLRAAQFIVKNAQVAVVGDLAFEDWIDPNQVLRSKPVVTISDWQLERLPKSA
- a CDS encoding tetratricopeptide repeat protein, which encodes MLEEATILDLESSNSTVQITASTAEDYYRNANVKYYELQDIQGGLSDYDRAIELDPNHALAYSNRGNLKKDNLQDYQGSLADYDRALSLNPHDAVTYYNRALLKNIKQDYQGSLADYDRAIELNLDDADSYNNRAMLKYLELEDLVGAIEDMQIARFLYQQQGNDARSMTAIELISRFRSKIDRSGLQVGFLKARWRSLSERESTEEG
- a CDS encoding DUF5895 domain-containing protein, with translation MTTNPENKYLTRQYAATDFSFPYVQGLRGEDPKQYGYFVPLSQANKAGWRDLASDKLTEYAYNTGKTEVGILLQQPRMSITPVCQLGMFDRKASLEDETLVVIGKWDRQYRGDENIGNFQIYLVMFFDERKQPLHDIPLKLVAKGAQQATLSERWQQFCVAVARCQAQAHKVFFSPRNEVFNALCLFQPHLIRKSVGEKTKSPALYVDGYVEPTVDNWQDFFLGTDADLTDMVVGLMNPRPRLLLADPTAGSISLTPAAEPQPQLEAQSAHPNVGIPALDPHPAIDVQSSTVAPDGSGSNEIGTTVNITSEIDTDDIDKIPF